The segment GAAATGGTGTCTGTTAGCAAATTGTGTCTGAGTATAATGTTACCATTATTTGCTGCTCATATTATTCCATCATCTAATAAACTCCACAAAGTTTTTATAAATGGAAACCCTTTATTCATCCTTCAATTTCAACAACGATACAGGATAACACAAAAATGCTTCTAGATGGGCTTtagagaaacaaaagcaaagtgTATGCTAATGACTGTGATCTGTAGACCTGCTCAGCTCTTCAGCAAAACATACACTTTTTCTGtgatttattgtatttttgttagtCTTTTGTTGCATTatggaaaggaaaaaaaatgaaataaataaaaaaatgaataaaaaaaaacagccgcCCCACTGGGAAATGTTGGTTTTTTATGTATCATTTCAGTAGAGTGGCCTTTAGCCTTGTTtcgggcgaacttgcataaaaaaaactttaaaaaaccaaaaacgCCTACGAGTAAAACCAGTTCTATAAAAGTGAACAACGGAAGAAAGTGGAAAAATAATTCTGAATTACaattattgaccaaaccaacattGGGGGAGCCGGCAAATTACAGGAAaggaaaatacacaaaaatattcatatagcctatagaTATTATGAACATAGTAAACAATATAAATAAAAGAACATTGTAATGTGAaataaaaatgcacaaggcACCTTcagataaacatttaaaaagtctTGATGAAACCTTAGAGAAATAGGCATTATGGCTTTAAAAATGAACCAATTAAttataaattaatattaatatcacTTAAGAAGTAATACgcaaataaataattttcaaTATAGAAGAATGCAAGATAAAATCCCTTCAAAATACAAGATTAATTggtaataattttgtattacaaaaaataaaaggaaaactgatCCTCTGAATTTAGATTATAGTTTGAATCTAGAAGCGCACCAGTTACAAAACTTAGTTAAAAAGTCAAAACCACATACAAGAAGGTCGCTAAAAGGGCACAATTggcatattttttatttacagcaGAAAGTCATTATCAATTTTTGAGACGTTTTGGGAGTGGAATAGGAGGATTAAATTATTTGAGCATCTCAAAGGCCCCGTCTCGCTGAGACTCTTCCTCCTTGTTGGGTAATTTATCCATCCCTCGCCGTCCACGCCACTTTTGAAAAATCAAGTAAATCGCAACGATCAAACATCCGTGGAGAACTAAGAAAGGTGCGTAGAGAGACGGGAAGACAAGCATATCTCGGAGGAGAGTGGTATCTGGGAAGGTCACGAGGATGAGGGCCAGAGCCAAGCCGACGTTTTGCGCGCCCGTTTCAAAGCAGATGGTGCGGCACTCGGGGTAGGGTCTACGAAAGATGAAAGCCAACAGGTAGCCAAAGATGTAGCCAAGCAGTGGCAAGATGAAACTAGCAAACCACAGTTGCCATGGAGAGAAGAACATAGATGGGTTGATGATGCCATTCAAGATAGTGCAGACCAAAATGTTAATTAAGCCAGCGATGCTTGCAATCTGGAACGAATATGAAAATAAAGTAGAAATTAGGAGTTTACTCATCAACGCTCATAATGAGTTTGGAATAGCTTCATTTATCTTTGACGAAGTTTAGATCCTGGTCCAAGAGAAGCCAGATTGCCTTCAAAGCGCCTTTTGACGTATGTGATGGTGAATAAGTGGCAAGATGAATGGGTGCTCTTCAACAtaataggcccttttcgaatccagggctttggctttggactcGTCTGCTGAAGCCCTGAACAAGTACGCAAGGCCAGCGCAATTGCCAAAACTGTCGAAACAACTGGTGGGCCAAGCTAttctgagccgaatctggagccgaagctgtggtttcgaaagggCCATGGTGGCAGTGGAAAAACAGACTTTGTATGCAATGATCTTAGCTTACCTTGGTAATGATCGGGCACCAGGAGGGCTTCTTGTACTTTATAAGCATACCAATGAGGACAGGTACCACGATAAGGACCAGGGAAATTATGATGCTACTGTATGGAATGATGACTCCATCATTCGTCCAGGATCGGGAGTAGATAAACAGGTTCAGAGGCATCATTCCCATGGCAACAATGGTTGAGAAGGCTGTCATGGTGATGCTGTCAGGAGTACGAAGCAAATTGGTGAAAAGGTTTTTCATATTGGAGCAGGAAAGAACAATTAAAGAAcacaattgatttgtttttattcttgaaAAACAATCCTCCCCCCTCCATAAAAAGACTATAAAAAACGAgtgcaataattatttataactTTGTAATGAGTATGAGATACCTGAGACAAACATCCGCATTGCTCCAATAGGTATACAAGTTGGAGGTGACACCCCCCGGGCAAGTGACAGTGACCAAGACTCCCAATGCATAGCCAGGTTTCAGAGACAGGGTATGGGCCAAACCAAATCCTGACAGGGGGAGGACAATAAACTGGGAGCAGAATCCGATGAATACACCAAAGGGGCGGCGTAACTGCGGAAACAATTAACAGAATTTGGCATTAAGTTgaggttttgttatttattggttacattttcaaaattgcaATCGAAACTCTTGTgatcaaaaaagcaaaaaaaaaaaaaaaaaatacataatacatgtactggACAATTCATTTTATAAACTAAATGATAAACTGCTTGATACACACACGTAAGGCTTTTGTGCATGTTGGTGTGCACAAATGGTGAGGAGACTGATGGCCAGTTTATGTGTGTTATGCATAATATGATGCttactgtgggtgcgttcgtttaatagcttccctaggtcgacccggtgtgtggcaaaaaaaaattccaggacaaacgtgtgcagataattacacacgttcgtcctagaaaaaaaaatcgccacacactggggtcgacccagagggaagctaaacgaacacacccttTGTGAGCATTACCATGTGACTGGTTGGGATGCCGTTGAAGCTATAACCAATCAGCAAGCAGCTGAGGGCAGAACTGTTTTTTGATTGGGTAAAGGTATTGAACAATCAAAGGCTTAGAAGTAAACTTCTCACCAATGGGATTGCCCTTTTACTAAGGGGGTATTTTTGGAGGGAAAAAGGTTAAGCATACCCTTTGTCACAGTGTTTGTCTTAGTGAGAGCAGCAAATTCTCCTAACAAAAACTGTGACCAAAATTACGCTTAACCTTTTCCCCCTGTCAACAGGCAATAAACCCAGCTTAAAGCTGTAACCGAAATCTCGGAAATGGTGTCTTTTAGCAAATTGTGTCTGAGTATAGGCCATGTAAAATTGACACACCTACCACTCTTTTGTAGTCATCCGGTGAGACAACACAACCCATAGCTAGCATGATGAAGGCCAGTATGCAGgttataataattttgttggccAACTTGAGATCCTGTAAATGATATTgagtaaaataacaaataaaaataataataatgaaaacttattaAGTGTacaaatccacaaaagtgctcatggcgctgaGTTACAAACAATCTACAATAATCAAAATGGAAATGTAAGCctaagcttaaaaaaaaatcaagaatttAATACATGTGGTaaagaaacaaaccaaaaaatagTTTTGGGACTTGTCCtacgtcctaagattagtcttcagttaggaagagttttgtgaaatcgacgacagcTTTAAAGTGAGCCTGCCATTGAAATCAAATACTAATCACCATCGACAGgccctttttttttgtctgagtTGATAAAAACCTAAGCCCACAATCTTCATTCTGATACTGACTTCAAAACTCATTtcaaaccttaaaaaaaaatactttgtacACTAAGGTTTAATTGGATATATCCTGTCTACTGCCTTTTACCGAAAACCCTATTTTATGTAGGTCCTCCACTGGTTCCAATGTAAAGGTATATATATGGCACAATCAGCGAGCTTAAGTCGAAACCGTGttggcggctacggctgttgctaagggtgttgatAAGGACATCCCCAGCCCATACCTCAATGTgaaaatctagccgtagctgtagccgctaattcagaCACTGCCATATTTTTCTGTAAGAGACAATAAATTTTGTGTGATACATGCCTGAATGTACTGAGGTGGGCTCTCATCTATCATTAAAGTAGAGTTGGTCCCGTTGGTGTCCATATCGGCAAAATAACCAGCCAGGGTTGAGCCCAAAATAACAGTAGGTTCTGTCTGTGACATGGTGTACAGTACTGTAGCTGATTAGAAATTCAAAAGTATATTATTGTTAATGTGCTTATTGTTctattcaaataaacaaacaaacaaacaaacaaacaaacaaacaaacaaacaaacaaacaaaaaaacaaacaaacaaatgaacgaacgaacgaaggaacgaacgaacgaacaaacaaacaaacaaacaaacaaacaaacaaacaaacaaacaaacaaacaacaaaaggtGTACCAAATAACTATTGAGTGAACCTCAATCATTTTTTCAGTCAGTATTTTGAAGCTCAGTTAACATTTTTAACCCAATAGACCAATAAATCAAGTGAAAAGGGAATAATATCAGGCTGATTTAAAATTCCAATGTACATTATTGTCAATGTGCAATTGACATTTTAAGTCtgattaaaattaaaacaaactattgaaggtgtaggcctacaaagcGGGGTTGTGCTTGGTTGTGCCACACCCCAATCATTTTATTTctgaaaaaatttaaaatttggtaattgtcaaagaccagtgtcctcactcggtgtatcccatcataagcataaaataacaagcctgtgaaaatttgagctcaattggtcattggagttgcgagataactatgaaagaaaatacaccattgttggacagatttgtgtgctttcagatacgaataagaagtcttttattatttttgtgagaaatcacctctttctcaaaaactacgttacttcagagggggagTCGTTGtccacaatgtttgatactaccaacctctccccaatgcttgttaccaagttagtttttaagttaatacttgttttgagtagttaccaaacgtgtgccttCCCTAAAAAAGGAACACACGAGGAATCAGGTAAAACAAGGATATCAGAAAGCCATTTTGGCAACAAAGCAGTTGAACTGAAATCAACTGCTTTATCGTGTCCACCATGTCTCAAAACGGCTAATTAAGATGTTTGTAGCTTTGACATTGTTGAATACTGAGTGGGGATGTATGACTGAGGGCTGGCTGTGATATTCGCCCAATAGAGGGAGAAAAAGCAGAAGATGGAGGGGTGACCTAAGACAACTTTTGAAAGCGAAATCTTTACTAACATCTCAGAGAAACCAGCCGACTTGAGCAAAAAGTTACCACTAACTCACCGATTCTCCTGGATCCAAATCGTAATGCCTAACTGGAAATAAACACAGCATGAATATCATAAGGTTGTGGTAAAataaggtttgtggtaaaacCATTTAACGATAGTTTCTAGTTGGTGGTTCTGCGAATAATCGTTGGtctcaactcgacatttcgatcagtatgctctgatcgtcttctgaagaAAGCAACACATCTTCACTTACATCACGAAGAAACCAGCAGAATTCAGCAAAAAGTTACCAATCTTTCTCCGTTTCTCCTCCCTGGATCCAATAGTAATGTCACACTGCCGACAACAAAAACAGCATGAATAGTGTAATAGCATACAAACCATTGGAGTGCTATGTTCATGCATTATAATTAACCAATAAGATTGCTACATGAGGCCACATCATCAATATGCAAATATCCACTTAAtcttgttttctcttttacaAATTTCTGTTAATTAATATAACtaattatttgattttgctTCAGGCCCATGCTGGTTAAGCTCAATACTGGTACTGATTATTCTAACTCTTTCGGAGACGAGGTTGTACATGTTACTACCTATTTTATGTATTTCAAAAGCGCCATGATCAAACATGTTCAATCTTCTTAATGGACTGTCATCAAAGTGTACATGTAGAACCCATAATATACAAATTATCACCAGAGGGAATCATAACTCAagaaatagattttgttttgagcaaaaacttacttattttttattttatacagaaattcgaaaaaacctcaaaaaagcTGGACACTTTGGGTTGAAAACGTGAAAGAAAAGCAGGCACTGACAGAGTTAATTAACTACCAATTATGCATACATATTTAAATCTTGGCAAATACATGCCGAACGATGTTGAACCACAGTTTTGGTCCATCCTTCGTGACACAGTTGGTATTGGAGCATTTTAGTTAGATTTATTTTCCACTTTTTATGATcttttccattttattttaatctgttGTAATTAGAAGCCATGACCATAAAAAAATATCCATTAACTTGAAATTATGTTGTGAAGCAGAACTACGGTCCGTTGACTATAGTTACAGCTGGAGTTAACATCATTGagaagagcaatggagagctgatgagagtataaaactttgtgagcaACAACTTCTAGTTTTTTAGAAAAGGTTTTCtccatcaaatattaaaagtctTCAGGCCTGTAGCCCTTTttagccatctgaaagcacacacattaatttttgtgcaacaagggtgttttttctttcataattctctttgcaacttcgatgaccaattgagtcacaaattttcacaggtttgttattttatgcttatgatgggatacaccaagtgagaatactggtcttttgcaattaccaaaaggtgttcagtgcctttaaaacaaacagacaaataaacaacatgcaaaataacaaaaagttaCAATTTCTTGTTCCATTTCCTTTATGTTTATTTCCACACAGTACATGTAATATCCATTTTGATGCGATACAACCCGCCCCAAATCTTGCAAAAATATATGACTGTGTGATGAACATCAACCcagaatgtaaaaaaatatgcaGATTGTTACAAAAACCGACTGAGCAGATTGGTGAACTACAATGGCATGACAGAAGGGGGACAGATGGGAGACACAATGCAACACTAACAGTGTGCATAACTATTATATTCAAAATACGAATCTCTTGGCAAAATGTAGTGATCCCCTTTTTTAACACAGAGCAAGGACCACCatactaggcctgggcgactagtgcgactCATGTCCTATAGTTGTGACTATTGATTAGGCAGGTCGtgactaccgtttttcaactacaGAAATAGTCGCGCCTACCTGAACCAAAtgactattcacgacaacataatttacttacaaagcACTATCAGATATCAGTGACATaatcctttcagcttgaatttCACTACATTGCGCgtgccgcaatgcatcttgataattaaatatttgacgtgcgactagtcgagtagtatatttcactagtcgcccagacCATACTACATTTTTACCAGAGTGGTATACGGTTGATACCAGTTAGATTACGCCTACTATATACCCGGACTGTGATttgcccgccccccccccccaccccccaaaataaaactaaaaagcaGAAGACGGACTTGGAAGCTGCATGGTGGTTTAACAGAGCTATCCCATGGATAGTTCATGGCCCAATTTAACGGAGTTGCttaaaaatcttgcttaaacattttctgctatgCAACACAggagcaggatactagtcataagttgtacatgtgacatagcagtttggctggtaaccttattatggtGAGCACACTTATGTTTGTGCTAAGCTCCTTTTGTACTTtcacagctcaatgaaattgggcccaggagtaATTCCCTCCCCCTTCAACCACGCCCCCTTTTCACAGTTTGGCTCCATAGTGTGTGCCCATTGAAACTTCAACGCCTGTAGCTCTGATCTATCAAAAGGAACAATCATTTACAGACATACCATTCTTTAAAAAGActccaggacccaatttcatggagttaaaacttttttgcttagcagaaataagcaggatacagtcacaaattgtacatgtgacatggctgTCTACTTATTCTGTTAAgtataactttgttgtgcttagcacctATTTTgtagtgcttaagcagctctttgaaagtgggccctggagCTAGGCATCCTTGTTGTAAAAATCATGCACATGTACGGAGGACTAGAAAAGACATGCCAACATTAGCCAACAGAAAGTGATGAATTGGTTTTATAAATTTATGTCGGGCATGTTTAGATGCCATTTGCATTGGATCATACCATTTATACAAAGTTTAAGGAGATAACactggtttttggaagagtacatgtacatactgtgCATGGCTTTTGCGAGTAAGATTTGagtaatgtctggtacaatgacttgctcagtcacaagttaccgcttacatttgaatccTACGgaatagagacagttgctatttCAAATGGTTCTGGCAaagcctttgcatagcaacctccagatgagcagaccctggtaccattgtgtcatacacaacCATACAGAATAGTGAACGGGTGTTCATCTCCTACAtaactaagcaaaagcttgcccctaatcatgtgacatatcAACTGTCTCAtaagtctgaggaattcaaatttaagcgtTTTTTTCTGATCAAACACGTCATTGtgccagacaatattcaaattccAACACGCAAATGACTCATTCATCCCcgtttcaaataaaacaatagtgTGAATACAGCAAGATAACCTCATTTAGTAAAAACTCTCACAGGTTTGTGGacctacacccccccccccccaataaaaacaagagtcttaaagggtctatgtactttttgtaggacccaaaacacaatatccacagactgacattaaacttacacagtttgaagataatgatggtagaaagcttccctttaaatattacttactgaggagctgtagtttttcGAGAGTAATGTACACTTCACATTTAAGTCAAGTCACGtttaagtctgtggacattgtgtttgtgaggtgatcccctagctgccgcttcccaggttgtatcgtaatttgggtgtgatccctggctacacggcagttaacggttgtatggcttctgactggcacccccgagaGGGCTTTTTTCTATCTCTCTTCTGGGCAAACACAAAATACACAGGAACTTTCCCTTAATAACAATTTGGGAGGCTAACCATCCTTTCCgtagctaagagctgaattgcgaaggacgcggcttcaacgtgttcgagaagcaggcatgcaagggcgcctctggctgccagccacatcaacccattatgaccatggagcacagccagagtGTTTGATTTGTTCCGATGGAGGACCGGATGGTATGGAAAAAAACCTAGAAaacacagcagagaaccaacg is part of the Asterias rubens chromosome 4, eAstRub1.3, whole genome shotgun sequence genome and harbors:
- the LOC117289686 gene encoding ileal sodium/bile acid cotransporter-like, whose amino-acid sequence is MTTKECITMTAFSTIVAMGMMPLNLFIYSRSWTNDGVIIPYSSIIISLVLIVVPVLIGMLIKYKKPSWCPIITKIASIAGLINILVCTILNGIINPSMFFSPWQLWFASFILPLLGYIFGYLLAFIFRRPYPECRTICFETGAQNVGLALALILVTFPDTTLLRDMLVFPSLYAPFLVLHGCLIVAIYLIFQKWRGRRGMDKLPNKEEESQRDGAFEMLK